The nucleotide sequence CACCAGTCCCAGAATCATCACCACGACGGGAATGGACCCGGCTGGCACGCCGGCGGTGCCGATCCCGCCCAGGATGCAGATGAACACCACGGTGAACTGCTGCGCGAGCGTCAACGCCACTCCGTAGAATTGCGCCAGGAACAGCACGGTCACGCCCTCGAACAGCGCGGTGCCGTTCTGATTG is from Candidatus Sulfotelmatobacter sp. and encodes:
- a CDS encoding cation:dicarboxylase symporter family transporter, whose translation is NQNGTALFEGVTVLFLAQFYGVALTLAQQFTVVFICILGGIGTAGVPAGSIPVVVMILGLVGIPAEGIGMILGVDRFLDMCRTTLNVTGDLAAAVVVARGEPREVERVEG